A region from the Candidatus Tenderia electrophaga genome encodes:
- a CDS encoding chromosome partitioning protein ParB, with amino-acid sequence MAAKKRGLGRGLNELLAGSKPVQSAADADAAAPHTERDSLRHLPVDLMQRGKYQPRLDMHPETLQELADSIKAQGVVQPIVVRPVGAKRYEIIAGERRWRAAQMAGLQDVPCVVRDVPDQAAMAMALIENIQRENLNPMEEARALQRLIQEFELTHQQTAEAVGRSRAAVSNLLRLLDLDADVRTLVEHGDLEMGHARALLALQGEAQREAARQVAAQGLSVRETERLVKRQQAHPQDRPSAKPAPDPNVRRLENQLSEKLAAKVNIQHGNNGKGKLVIHYNSLDELDGILAQMGRSEY; translated from the coding sequence ATGGCGGCAAAAAAACGAGGCTTGGGGCGCGGGTTGAATGAGTTGCTGGCCGGCTCCAAACCGGTACAGTCAGCGGCGGATGCAGACGCGGCCGCGCCGCACACGGAGCGCGATAGTCTGCGCCATTTGCCGGTGGATTTGATGCAGCGCGGCAAGTATCAGCCGCGCCTCGATATGCATCCGGAGACCCTGCAGGAACTGGCCGACTCCATCAAGGCCCAGGGCGTGGTGCAGCCGATCGTGGTGCGCCCCGTCGGCGCCAAGCGTTACGAGATCATCGCCGGTGAGCGACGTTGGCGCGCCGCTCAGATGGCCGGTCTACAGGACGTGCCCTGCGTGGTGCGCGATGTCCCCGACCAGGCCGCCATGGCCATGGCCCTGATCGAGAACATCCAGCGCGAAAACCTCAATCCCATGGAAGAGGCCCGCGCCCTGCAGCGCCTGATCCAGGAATTCGAGCTGACCCATCAACAAACCGCCGAGGCGGTGGGCCGTTCACGCGCCGCCGTTTCCAATTTATTGCGGCTGTTGGACTTGGACGCGGATGTGCGCACCCTGGTCGAGCACGGCGACCTGGAGATGGGCCACGCCCGCGCCCTGCTCGCCCTGCAGGGCGAAGCGCAGCGTGAGGCGGCACGCCAAGTGGCGGCGCAGGGCCTGTCGGTGCGCGAGACCGAGCGTTTGGTGAAGCGCCAGCAGGCGCATCCCCAGGACAGGCCAAGCGCCAAACCCGCGCCCGATCCCAATGTCCGCCGTCTCGAAAATCAGCTGTCGGAAAAACTGGCCGCCAAGGTCAACATTCAGCACGGCAATAACGGGAAGGGTAAGCTCGTCATCCATTACAACAGTCTCGATGAACTGGATGGCATCCTGGCGCAAATGGGCAGGTCCGAATACTAA
- a CDS encoding ATP synthase F0F1 subunit A (Produces ATP from ADP in the presence of a proton gradient across the membrane. Subunit A is part of the membrane proton channel F0) has product MAADNSGGGSVAYIQHHLTNLCVGDCDPVTHQAAGFWAFHLDTIFFSVLLGALIVFVSWRVGRNLETGTPSGFQNFVETLIDFVSQQVKDTFPGHNPLIAPLALTIFVWVWLMNFMDLIPVDLLPLIATWFGIEYLKVVPTTDLNATLAMSLTVFALIIFYNIKVKGVGGYMKMFLFHPFGKFFVPVNIVMTLIEELAKPLSLALRLFGNLFAGELVFLLIALIGGTMAVGLAAAFWLPLQVLLDLAWLIFHLLVITLQAFIFMVLTIVYLGMAHTDEEH; this is encoded by the coding sequence TTGGCAGCAGATAATTCAGGTGGCGGTTCAGTCGCATATATCCAACACCATTTGACCAACCTCTGTGTCGGTGATTGTGACCCCGTCACTCACCAAGCCGCCGGCTTTTGGGCGTTTCACCTCGACACCATCTTCTTCAGTGTGCTCTTGGGCGCGCTCATCGTATTCGTCAGCTGGCGCGTGGGACGCAATCTGGAGACCGGCACGCCGTCGGGTTTCCAGAACTTCGTCGAGACGCTCATTGACTTCGTCAGCCAGCAGGTTAAAGACACCTTTCCCGGCCACAATCCGCTCATCGCACCGCTGGCCCTGACCATCTTTGTCTGGGTTTGGTTGATGAATTTCATGGACTTGATACCGGTGGATTTGCTGCCGCTGATCGCCACCTGGTTCGGCATCGAGTATCTTAAAGTGGTGCCGACCACCGACCTCAACGCCACCCTGGCCATGTCCTTGACCGTGTTCGCCCTGATCATCTTTTACAACATCAAGGTCAAGGGCGTGGGCGGCTATATGAAAATGTTTCTGTTTCACCCCTTCGGCAAATTTTTTGTGCCGGTAAACATCGTCATGACGCTGATCGAAGAACTCGCCAAGCCCTTGAGCCTGGCGCTGCGTCTGTTCGGAAACCTGTTTGCCGGTGAGTTGGTGTTCCTTTTGATCGCTCTGATCGGTGGCACAATGGCGGTGGGTCTGGCTGCGGCCTTCTGGTTGCCGCTGCAAGTGCTATTGGATCTTGCTTGGCTGATCTTCCACTTGTTGGTAATCACGCTGCAGGCGTTCATCTTCATGGTGCTGACCATCGTCTACCTGGGTATGGCGCACACCGATGAGGAACATTGA
- a CDS encoding ATP synthase subunit C yields the protein MTADMVAMIYAYTAVGVGVILAAAGLGSAIGWGLICAKTLEGIARQPEMRPALMTNMFIFAGLMESFPFIILAFAMWFLFANPFVGALAASIATIS from the coding sequence ATGACTGCTGATATGGTCGCAATGATCTATGCGTACACCGCCGTGGGCGTTGGTGTTATTTTGGCCGCTGCCGGTCTGGGTTCAGCCATCGGCTGGGGCTTGATCTGTGCCAAGACCCTGGAAGGCATCGCGCGTCAGCCCGAAATGCGTCCCGCCCTGATGACCAACATGTTCATCTTCGCCGGTCTGATGGAGTCATTCCCTTTTATCATCCTGGCTTTCGCCATGTGGTTCCTGTTCGCTAACCCGTTCGTTGGCGCGCTGGCCGCTTCCATTGCAACTATTAGTTAA
- a CDS encoding ATP synthase subunit B: MNITATLLAQIVAFVLLIWFVNKFLWGPLSGMLEARQKRIADGLAAAEKGKHELELAEKRATDALKDAKAQAAEILTQAERRGNEIVEEAKTKAREEGDRIVAAANAEIEQEVNRAKEEIRGKVAEVSVAAAAKIIGREIDAKAHEKLIKDLATQI; encoded by the coding sequence GTGAATATTACAGCGACCCTACTTGCGCAGATTGTGGCCTTTGTGCTGCTGATCTGGTTTGTAAACAAGTTCCTATGGGGTCCTTTGAGCGGCATGCTGGAAGCCCGTCAGAAGCGAATCGCTGACGGTCTGGCTGCCGCGGAAAAGGGCAAGCATGAACTGGAGCTGGCGGAAAAACGAGCGACTGATGCACTGAAAGACGCCAAGGCCCAAGCTGCCGAGATCCTGACCCAAGCCGAAAGGCGTGGCAACGAGATCGTCGAGGAAGCGAAGACCAAAGCGCGTGAAGAAGGTGACCGCATCGTGGCCGCGGCAAACGCAGAAATCGAACAAGAAGTTAATCGTGCCAAGGAAGAGATTCGTGGCAAGGTTGCCGAGGTTTCTGTCGCTGCCGCCGCCAAGATCATCGGCCGTGAAATAGACGCCAAGGCACATGAGAAATTAATCAAAGATTTGGCTACCCAGATTTAA
- a CDS encoding ATP synthase F0F1 subunit delta → MAEKTTIARPYAQAMFESAKEKGNMDQVAEALQIAAAAVSDPALAAMIGNPDVADDKIIALLIDLCGDRASTEVGNFFKLLAEYDRLAVLPEISALFERYRAEEERTIEAEVISASELNDAQKTDIASGLKKRLGRDVTLACRVDESLIGGAIIRAGDLVIDGSITSQLTKLGHALSR, encoded by the coding sequence ATGGCAGAAAAAACCACAATTGCACGTCCCTATGCGCAAGCGATGTTCGAAAGCGCAAAAGAAAAGGGAAACATGGACCAGGTCGCGGAAGCGCTGCAAATCGCTGCCGCCGCGGTCTCCGACCCTGCGCTTGCCGCCATGATCGGAAATCCCGATGTGGCGGATGACAAGATCATCGCATTGTTGATTGATCTTTGCGGCGACCGCGCCAGCACGGAAGTCGGAAATTTCTTCAAGCTGTTGGCCGAGTACGATCGGCTGGCGGTCTTGCCGGAAATCTCCGCGCTTTTTGAACGCTATCGCGCCGAGGAAGAACGCACGATTGAGGCCGAAGTCATTTCGGCCAGCGAACTCAACGATGCGCAGAAGACCGATATCGCAAGCGGCCTGAAGAAACGCCTGGGCCGCGATGTCACCCTCGCATGCAGGGTCGACGAGAGTCTGATCGGGGGTGCGATTATACGGGCAGGAGATCTGGTGATAGACGGGTCGATAACGAGCCAGCTGACCAAGCTCGGCCACGCGTTGTCCCGCTAA
- a CDS encoding ATP synthase subunit alpha (produces ATP from ADP in the presence of a proton gradient across the membrane; the alpha chain is a catalytic subunit), with product MQLNAAEISELIKKRIDKFEVVTEARTEGTVVSLTDGIARVHGLADVMYGEMIEFPGNTYGMALNLERDSVGAVVLGSYQHISEGDKVKCTGRILEVPVGEGLLGRVVDALGSPIDGKGPAETSATLPIERIAPGVIQRQSVDQPVQTGLKSIDAMVPIGRGQRELIIGDRQTGKTAVAVDAIINQKGTGVKCIYVAIGQKASSIANVVRKLEEHGALEHTIVVAATASDSAALQFIAPYAGCAMGEYFRDRGEDALIVYDDLTKQAWAYRQVSLLLRRPPGREAYPGDVFYLHSRLLERAARVNADYVEKFTNGEVKGQTGSLTALPIIETQAGDVSAFVPTNVISITDGQIFLETDLFNSGIRPAINAGLSVSRVGGAAQTKIIKKLGGGVRLDLAQYRELAAFAQFASDLDESTRKQIERGQRVTELMKQKQYSPLSIAEMAFSLFAANEGFLDDVEVSKVVSFEQALHSYIKSNAADLAKRINDTADYNDEVAGEMRSTLEKFKSSSTW from the coding sequence ATGCAACTTAATGCAGCTGAAATTAGTGAACTGATAAAAAAGCGTATCGACAAATTTGAAGTCGTAACCGAAGCGCGCACAGAAGGTACCGTGGTCAGTCTGACCGACGGCATCGCTCGCGTCCACGGCCTGGCCGATGTCATGTACGGTGAGATGATCGAGTTTCCCGGCAATACCTACGGTATGGCGCTGAACCTTGAGCGTGACTCTGTCGGTGCGGTTGTCCTGGGTTCTTACCAGCACATCTCCGAAGGTGACAAGGTCAAGTGTACCGGCCGCATCTTGGAAGTGCCGGTCGGTGAAGGCCTGCTCGGCCGCGTCGTCGACGCGCTGGGCAGTCCCATCGACGGCAAGGGCCCGGCCGAGACCTCGGCCACCCTGCCCATCGAACGCATCGCCCCCGGCGTCATCCAGCGCCAATCGGTGGATCAGCCGGTGCAGACCGGTCTCAAGTCAATTGATGCCATGGTGCCCATCGGCCGCGGTCAGCGTGAGCTGATCATCGGTGACCGCCAGACCGGTAAGACTGCGGTCGCCGTCGACGCCATCATCAATCAGAAGGGTACCGGCGTTAAATGTATCTACGTCGCCATCGGTCAGAAAGCCTCCTCTATCGCCAATGTGGTGCGCAAGCTGGAAGAGCACGGCGCGCTGGAACACACCATCGTGGTTGCCGCCACCGCCTCCGACTCAGCCGCGTTGCAGTTCATCGCGCCCTATGCCGGTTGCGCCATGGGCGAATACTTCCGTGATCGCGGCGAAGACGCACTGATCGTTTACGATGACTTGACCAAGCAGGCCTGGGCCTATCGCCAGGTATCCCTGTTGCTGCGTCGTCCGCCCGGTCGTGAGGCGTATCCCGGTGACGTGTTCTACCTCCACTCCCGTCTGCTGGAGCGTGCCGCGCGTGTCAATGCCGATTACGTCGAGAAGTTCACCAACGGTGAAGTCAAGGGTCAGACCGGTTCCTTGACCGCCCTGCCCATCATTGAAACCCAGGCGGGTGACGTGTCGGCCTTCGTGCCCACCAACGTCATCTCCATCACCGACGGACAGATCTTTCTCGAAACCGACCTGTTCAACTCCGGTATCCGCCCAGCCATTAACGCCGGCCTGTCGGTATCGCGAGTCGGTGGCGCGGCCCAGACCAAGATCATCAAGAAGCTGGGCGGCGGTGTACGTCTCGACCTGGCCCAGTATCGTGAGCTGGCGGCCTTCGCCCAGTTCGCATCTGATCTGGACGAATCCACCCGTAAACAGATCGAACGCGGTCAGCGCGTTACCGAACTGATGAAGCAGAAGCAATACAGTCCGCTGTCCATCGCTGAAATGGCCTTTTCACTGTTCGCTGCCAACGAAGGTTTCCTGGACGATGTGGAAGTCAGTAAGGTTGTGTCTTTTGAGCAGGCCTTGCACTCTTACATCAAGTCCAATGCCGCAGATCTGGCCAAGCGCATTAACGATACGGCTGATTACAACGACGAAGTCGCAGGCGAAATGCGCAGTACGCTGGAAAAATTCAAATCAAGCAGCACTTGGTAA
- a CDS encoding ATP F0F1 synthase subunit gamma (Produces ATP from ADP in the presence of a proton gradient across the membrane. The gamma chain is a regulatory subunit), translated as MAVGKEIRTKIKSIQNTQKITRAMEMVAASKMRKAQQRMQASRPYAKKIRSVIGHLSQAHPEYRHPYLQERESVKRVGLIVITSDRGLCGGLNTNLLKTTVNAIRQWREKGVEVELCLIGQKGINFLKRLGSIRAQAAQLGDAPGINDLIGSVKVMLDAFDDGEIDRIDVVFNEFVNTMTQQPRVDQLLPIQADDTDEELEHHWDYLYEPEAKDVLTDLLVRYVESQVYQGVVENIACEQAARMVAMKAASDNAGELIGDLQLVYNKARQAAITQEISEIVGGAAAV; from the coding sequence ATGGCAGTCGGAAAAGAGATCCGCACCAAGATCAAGAGTATCCAGAATACTCAGAAGATCACTCGAGCCATGGAAATGGTGGCGGCGAGCAAAATGCGTAAGGCGCAACAGCGTATGCAGGCTTCGCGTCCCTACGCCAAGAAAATTCGCTCGGTTATCGGCCATCTTTCGCAGGCGCATCCGGAGTACCGCCATCCTTATTTGCAGGAGCGGGAATCGGTCAAGCGGGTCGGTCTGATCGTAATCACCAGTGATCGGGGCCTGTGCGGTGGTTTGAACACAAACCTGTTAAAGACCACCGTAAACGCAATCAGGCAGTGGCGTGAAAAAGGTGTTGAAGTCGAGCTTTGTCTGATCGGACAAAAAGGCATCAACTTTCTGAAGCGCCTCGGCAGTATCCGCGCCCAGGCTGCGCAACTTGGCGATGCACCGGGGATCAATGATTTGATCGGCAGCGTCAAGGTGATGCTGGATGCCTTCGACGACGGTGAGATCGACCGCATTGATGTGGTCTTCAATGAGTTCGTCAATACCATGACACAGCAGCCGCGCGTAGATCAGCTGCTGCCGATTCAGGCAGACGACACAGACGAGGAACTGGAGCACCACTGGGATTACCTCTACGAGCCTGAAGCCAAGGATGTGTTGACTGACTTGCTGGTTCGCTATGTCGAATCGCAGGTCTACCAGGGCGTGGTCGAGAATATTGCCTGTGAGCAGGCGGCGCGCATGGTGGCTATGAAGGCCGCCTCGGATAATGCCGGCGAGCTGATCGGCGACTTGCAGCTGGTTTACAACAAGGCGCGCCAAGCGGCGATTACGCAGGAAATCTCCGAAATTGTCGGCGGCGCTGCGGCTGTATAG
- a CDS encoding ATP synthase subunit beta, whose product MSSGNVVQIIGAVVDVEFTGDDLPKVYDALRVEEVGLTLEVQQQLGDGVVRTIAMGTTDGLKRGVNVSNTGAPISVPVGQKTLGRIMDVLGDPIDEKGEIGEETRWEIHREAPSYEDLSASQELLETGIKVIDLVCPFAKGGKVGLFGGAGVGKTVNMMELIRNIAIEHSGYSVFAGVGERTREGNDFYHEMTDSNVIDKVSLVYGQMNEPPGNRLRVALTGLTMAEYFRDEGRDVLLFIDNIYRYTLAGTEVSALLGRMPSAVGYQPTLAEEMGVLQERITSTKTGSITSIQAVYVPADDLTDPSPATTFAHLDATVVLSRSIAELGIYPAVDPLDSTSRQLDPLVIGEEHYNVARAVQGTLQRYKELKDIIAILGMDELSEEDKRIVARARKIQRFLSQPFFVAEVFTGAPGKYVSLKETISGFKGIVEGEYDHVPEQAFYMVGGIDEALEKAKKMEEK is encoded by the coding sequence ATGAGTTCAGGAAATGTTGTTCAAATTATCGGCGCCGTTGTGGACGTGGAGTTCACCGGCGACGATCTGCCTAAAGTCTACGACGCCCTGAGGGTCGAGGAGGTCGGGCTGACCCTCGAAGTCCAGCAACAGCTGGGTGACGGTGTGGTGCGCACCATCGCCATGGGTACTACGGACGGTCTGAAGCGCGGTGTAAACGTGAGCAACACCGGCGCACCGATTTCCGTTCCCGTCGGCCAGAAGACCTTGGGTCGTATCATGGACGTGCTTGGCGATCCCATCGATGAAAAAGGCGAAATCGGCGAAGAGACGCGCTGGGAAATCCACCGCGAGGCGCCTTCTTATGAAGATCTGTCCGCCTCGCAGGAACTGCTGGAAACCGGCATCAAGGTTATCGATCTGGTCTGCCCCTTCGCCAAGGGCGGTAAGGTCGGCCTGTTCGGTGGTGCCGGTGTGGGTAAGACCGTCAATATGATGGAGCTGATCCGTAACATCGCCATCGAGCACAGCGGTTATTCCGTCTTCGCCGGTGTGGGTGAGCGTACTCGTGAGGGTAACGACTTCTATCACGAAATGACCGACTCCAATGTTATCGACAAGGTCTCCTTGGTCTATGGCCAGATGAATGAGCCGCCGGGTAACCGCCTGCGCGTTGCCCTGACCGGCCTGACCATGGCCGAGTATTTCCGTGACGAAGGCCGTGATGTCCTGCTGTTTATCGATAACATTTATCGTTATACCCTGGCCGGTACCGAGGTCTCCGCCCTGTTGGGTCGTATGCCTTCCGCGGTAGGTTACCAGCCGACACTGGCCGAAGAGATGGGTGTGCTGCAGGAACGCATCACCTCCACCAAGACCGGGTCTATTACTTCCATTCAGGCCGTTTACGTGCCTGCCGATGACTTGACCGACCCGTCACCTGCCACCACCTTCGCTCACTTGGACGCGACCGTGGTACTGTCGCGTTCCATCGCCGAGCTGGGTATCTATCCCGCGGTGGATCCGCTGGATTCGACCTCACGCCAGCTGGATCCGCTGGTTATCGGTGAAGAGCACTATAATGTCGCCCGTGCAGTACAGGGCACCTTGCAGCGTTATAAAGAGCTGAAGGACATCATAGCCATCCTGGGGATGGACGAGCTGTCCGAAGAGGACAAGCGTATTGTCGCCCGCGCGCGCAAGATCCAGCGCTTTCTGTCCCAGCCCTTCTTCGTTGCCGAGGTATTCACCGGTGCGCCGGGTAAATACGTTTCTCTGAAAGAGACCATCAGCGGTTTCAAGGGTATTGTCGAAGGTGAATATGACCATGTCCCGGAACAGGCTTTTTATATGGTCGGCGGCATCGACGAGGCCCTGGAAAAGGCCAAGAAGATGGAAGAGAAGTAG
- a CDS encoding ATP synthase F0F1 subunit epsilon has protein sequence MSMTVHVDIVSAEAEIFSGAAKMVHASGEMGDLGILPRHAPLLTKLKPGEVRVERPDGEEEFYYVSGGMLEVLPHCITVLADTATRAKDLDEAAAKQAKERAEQSLRDKQGEIELAQAERELAEAMAQLQAIQKLRKKAGR, from the coding sequence ATGTCTATGACAGTACATGTTGATATCGTCAGCGCCGAAGCCGAGATCTTCTCTGGCGCCGCCAAGATGGTGCACGCGTCGGGTGAGATGGGCGATCTGGGTATACTACCCCGTCACGCCCCCTTGCTGACCAAGCTCAAGCCCGGAGAAGTCCGCGTCGAGCGCCCAGACGGTGAGGAGGAGTTCTACTACGTCTCCGGTGGGATGTTAGAAGTCCTCCCCCACTGCATCACCGTGCTGGCGGATACCGCAACGCGTGCCAAGGATCTGGATGAAGCGGCCGCCAAGCAGGCCAAGGAGCGTGCCGAGCAGTCGTTGCGTGACAAGCAGGGCGAGATTGAATTGGCCCAAGCCGAGCGCGAGCTGGCCGAGGCCATGGCCCAATTGCAAGCGATCCAGAAGCTGCGTAAAAAGGCGGGGCGTTAG
- the glmU gene encoding bifunctional N-acetylglucosamine-1-phosphate uridyltransferase/glucosamine-1-phosphate acetyltransferase (forms a homotrimer; catalyzes the acetylation of glucosamine-1-phosphate and uridylation of N-acetylglucosamine-1-phosphate to produce UDP-GlcNAc; function in cell wall synthesis) yields the protein MGLSVIILAAGQGTRMRSALPKVLHKLAHKPLVEHVIDRAKQLGAEDIHVVYGHGGDAVPTTLAHCEVDWVKQAQQLGTGHAVAQAIPHIPAERDVLVLYGDVPLTSAETLKNLIQLARQSGFGLLTISLDDAAGYGRILRGDDGRVLRIIEHKDASEAERAITEVNTGILATSRKNLARWLERLDNDNAQGEYYLTDIVAMAVADAIDISTTSPSDEFEVLGVNNKRQLAALERAYQQQQAERLLDGGVTLRDPARIDIRGNVRCGTDVIMDVNLVLEGEIDIGDKVEIGPNCLISNSRIESGARILANCVIENAVVGKDSQVGPFSRLRPETVLAEATHIGNFVEIKKAQIGQGSKVNHLSYVGDAVIGRNVNIGAGTITCNYDGANKHLTEIGDEVFVGSDTQLVAPVKVGAGATIGAGSTITKAVAAGALALSRAKQISKSGWQRPMKKKS from the coding sequence ATGGGATTAAGTGTAATCATTCTTGCCGCCGGGCAGGGCACCCGAATGCGTTCGGCCTTGCCCAAGGTATTGCACAAACTAGCGCACAAGCCGCTGGTGGAGCACGTGATTGATCGGGCCAAGCAGCTCGGCGCCGAAGACATTCATGTAGTCTACGGCCACGGCGGCGACGCTGTACCGACGACCCTCGCCCATTGTGAAGTGGATTGGGTCAAACAGGCGCAGCAGCTGGGCACCGGCCATGCGGTGGCCCAGGCCATCCCCCACATCCCCGCGGAGCGCGACGTGTTAGTGCTCTACGGTGACGTGCCCTTGACCTCGGCTGAAACGCTAAAGAATCTGATTCAACTGGCGCGCCAAAGCGGCTTCGGTCTGCTGACCATCAGTCTCGATGACGCCGCCGGTTATGGCAGAATCCTGCGCGGTGACGATGGCAGGGTGCTGCGTATCATCGAACACAAAGATGCCAGCGAGGCGGAACGCGCCATTACCGAGGTCAATACCGGCATCCTGGCCACGTCGCGCAAGAACCTGGCGCGTTGGTTGGAGCGGCTCGATAACGACAATGCCCAAGGCGAATACTATCTTACCGATATTGTTGCCATGGCCGTGGCCGACGCCATCGATATCAGTACTACCTCCCCCAGTGACGAGTTTGAAGTGTTGGGCGTAAATAATAAGCGCCAGCTGGCGGCCTTGGAGCGGGCCTATCAACAACAACAGGCCGAACGTTTACTGGATGGCGGGGTTACCCTGCGTGACCCGGCTCGCATCGACATTCGGGGCAATGTCCGCTGCGGCACGGATGTAATCATGGACGTCAACCTTGTCCTCGAAGGCGAGATTGACATCGGTGACAAGGTCGAGATCGGCCCCAATTGTCTGATCAGCAATAGCCGCATCGAGTCCGGCGCGCGAATCCTGGCGAATTGTGTCATTGAAAACGCGGTGGTCGGCAAGGACAGTCAGGTGGGTCCCTTCTCCCGCTTGCGCCCCGAGACGGTACTGGCCGAAGCGACCCATATCGGTAATTTTGTCGAAATCAAAAAGGCGCAGATCGGACAAGGATCTAAGGTAAACCATTTGAGTTATGTCGGTGATGCGGTGATCGGGCGCAACGTGAACATCGGCGCCGGTACCATCACCTGTAACTACGACGGTGCCAATAAGCACCTAACCGAGATCGGCGACGAGGTCTTTGTCGGTTCTGATACCCAGTTGGTGGCGCCGGTTAAAGTCGGTGCCGGCGCGACCATCGGTGCCGGTTCCACCATTACCAAAGCAGTGGCAGCGGGTGCGTTGGCGCTGAGTCGGGCCAAGCAGATCTCAAAGAGTGGCTGGCAACGGCCGATGAAGAAAAAGAGTTAA